The nucleotide sequence CGGCCGCGAGCATGGCGCCCCACTCGGGATCCGGCGGCACCGTCCCGAGCCCGAGGTAGCTGAGGGAGGACGCCCACACGATCGCCTGCCCGACACCGAGCGTCCCGAGCACGAAGAGCGGCGCGGCCGTGTTCGGGAGGATGTGGCGCGCGAGCACCACGAGCGGCGGGCGGCCGAGCACGGTGGCCGCCTCCACGTACGCGGAGCGGCGCACCGACATGACCCGGCCGCGGATGATGCGCGCGTATCCGGGGGCTGCCGAGATCCCGACGGCGAGCGTGGCGCTCCCGATGCCGGGGCCGAGGATCACGATGAGGAAGAGCGCGAGCAGGAGGCCGGGGAACGCGAAGACCACCTCGATCACGCGGTTCACGGCGAAGTCGGCGACGCGGCCGAGGAGCGCGGCGGCGAGCCCGAGGACCGTGCCGAGGC is from Clavibacter sp. A6099 and encodes:
- a CDS encoding ABC transporter permease; protein product: MSDPRAAALLGAAPYRPDARILAAAGTTGAAIVVVLLLVAAVAPGILAPGDPLAISPAEAFRAPGAGHLLGTDESGRDVLTRVVHGAGPSLVIGVSATAIGLGLGTVLGLAAALLGRVADFAVNRVIEVVFAFPGLLLALFLIVILGPGIGSATLAVGISAAPGYARIIRGRVMSVRRSAYVEAATVLGRPPLVVLARHILPNTAAPLFVLGTLGVGQAIVWASSLSYLGLGTVPPDPEWGAMLAAGRTYIGSAPWLTVVPGLMIVLTATASTVLGRALERRVRAS